In the genome of Fluviispira vulneris, one region contains:
- the leuB gene encoding 3-isopropylmalate dehydrogenase, whose amino-acid sequence MNKKIAVLPGDGIGPEVMEQAIQVLRGIEKKFNHQFDINYGHVGGAAYEKFGSHFPESTKFICQKADAILFGSVGGPIQESHLAKWKDCEKNSILSLRKEFQFSSNIRPAKVYFELKDICPLKDTIIREGIDIVIVRELLGDVYFGEHRTFIENQLRKASDLCEYNEKQIETVAHQSFKIALGRKRKVTSVDKANVLDTSKLWREVVTEVGKQYPTVTLEHMLVDNCAMQFFINPSQFDVIVTANLFGDILSDAAAAFPGSLGLMPSASFNETGFALYEPSGGSAPDIAGKNIANPIAQIMSLAMLLRHSFELVEEAQCIENAIQKALRAGYRTSDICIDKEKAVTTEQMTEQILYFM is encoded by the coding sequence ATGAATAAAAAAATTGCAGTTTTACCTGGTGACGGAATCGGACCAGAAGTTATGGAACAAGCAATACAAGTATTGCGTGGTATTGAAAAGAAATTTAACCACCAGTTTGACATTAATTATGGTCATGTAGGTGGAGCAGCTTATGAAAAATTTGGCAGTCATTTCCCAGAATCAACGAAATTCATATGCCAAAAAGCAGATGCAATTTTGTTTGGTTCTGTGGGTGGACCAATTCAAGAATCCCATCTTGCTAAATGGAAAGATTGTGAAAAAAATTCTATACTTTCATTAAGAAAAGAATTTCAGTTTAGTTCTAATATTCGACCAGCAAAAGTTTACTTTGAATTAAAAGATATCTGCCCATTAAAAGATACTATTATAAGAGAAGGAATTGATATCGTCATTGTGCGTGAGCTTTTAGGAGATGTTTACTTTGGTGAGCATAGAACATTTATTGAAAATCAGTTGAGGAAAGCATCGGATCTTTGTGAATACAATGAAAAGCAAATTGAAACAGTTGCTCATCAAAGTTTTAAAATTGCCCTTGGGCGCAAGCGTAAAGTGACATCGGTTGATAAAGCAAATGTTTTGGATACTTCAAAATTGTGGAGAGAGGTGGTTACCGAGGTCGGTAAACAATATCCCACTGTAACTTTAGAACATATGTTGGTTGACAATTGTGCTATGCAATTCTTTATCAATCCATCGCAGTTTGATGTTATTGTAACAGCAAATTTATTTGGAGATATTCTTTCCGATGCGGCTGCAGCCTTTCCAGGAAGTTTAGGGCTTATGCCTTCAGCAAGTTTTAATGAAACTGGATTTGCTTTGTATGAACCTTCAGGTGGCTCTGCTCCAGACATTGCAGGAAAAAATATTGCAAACCCAATTGCGCAGATCATGTCACTCGCCATGCTTTTAAGACATTCATTTGAATTAGTTGAGGAAGCTCAATGTATAGAAAATGCAATCCAAAAAGCTTTGCGAGCAGGTTATAGAACCTCGGATATATGTATAGACAAAGAAAAAGCAGTGACTACAGAGCAAATGACTGAGCAAATTCTCTATTTTATGTAA
- the leuD gene encoding 3-isopropylmalate dehydratase small subunit has protein sequence MESKALITGKCIPLEMSDVDTDLIIPAQYLTSVTRKGYGENLFKRLRENSPDFIFNDTKYKDAEILVTKNNFGCGSSREHAVWALKEYGIQVIIAQSFADIFAGNSLKNRLILIQLSESEINKILEKSKQNEYILKIDLHSSKIESKCGDVYHFNMDDFQKSCFINGFDEIVYLLSFKEKIKKFKQEQMQKNIIPKLNRTI, from the coding sequence ATGGAAAGTAAAGCATTAATAACAGGAAAATGTATTCCACTTGAGATGAGTGATGTAGATACAGATTTAATCATTCCTGCTCAATATTTAACTTCAGTGACTCGCAAAGGCTATGGTGAAAATCTTTTTAAAAGGTTGCGTGAAAATTCACCTGATTTTATCTTTAATGATACAAAATATAAAGATGCTGAGATTTTAGTTACAAAAAATAACTTTGGATGTGGATCGTCACGCGAACATGCCGTTTGGGCGTTAAAAGAGTATGGTATACAAGTAATAATTGCCCAATCATTTGCAGATATTTTTGCTGGAAATAGTTTAAAAAATCGTCTTATTCTAATCCAGCTTTCAGAAAGCGAAATAAATAAAATTTTAGAAAAATCAAAACAAAATGAATATATATTAAAAATCGATTTACATAGCTCAAAAATCGAATCTAAATGTGGAGATGTTTATCATTTTAATATGGATGATTTTCAAAAATCATGTTTCATTAATGGATTTGATGAAATAGTTTATCTACTTTCTTTCAAAGAAAAAATTAAAAAATTTAAGCAAGAACAAATGCAAAAAAATATTATACCAAAATTAAATAGGACAATATAA
- the leuC gene encoding 3-isopropylmalate dehydratase large subunit produces MNKNIVEKIWDAHLINETPGQSSVCAIDFAFLHEVTSAQAFQTLKDRNIEIMFPHQCIATIDHSIPTRKNRTEIYDTAAKNQVELLRYNAKKNSIPFYDFESGYQGIVHVIGPELGITQPGMTLICGDSHTATHGAFGTLAFGVGTSELSHVLASGCLLLNKPKVMKVEFRGKIQKGVFAKDLIMKLIAQIGIGGGTGYIIEYTGQVIREMSMEERMTICNMSIECGAKAGLISPDATTYQYLSQRPFAPVEEDWEYLVNYWNSFRSDENCKYDSEVIVDIQELEPMVTWGTNPSQAIGISKEIPEKSEISHNEKIMYEKALDYMNLKGGMKMRDIPIDWAFIGSCTNGRIEDLRICAKIIQNKKVHPSVTLFIVPGSEGVMQQAKKEGLDKIFLEAGADFRMPGCSLCLGMNDDKVPAGKRCISSTNRNFVGRQGTGSFTHLASPATVIASAIEGKICSPTKYF; encoded by the coding sequence ATGAATAAAAATATAGTTGAAAAAATTTGGGATGCACATTTAATAAATGAAACTCCAGGACAATCTTCAGTTTGTGCAATTGATTTTGCTTTTTTACATGAAGTTACATCTGCACAGGCATTCCAGACTCTCAAAGATCGAAATATTGAAATCATGTTTCCTCATCAGTGTATAGCCACAATTGATCACAGTATTCCAACTCGGAAAAATAGAACAGAAATATATGATACAGCAGCTAAAAATCAGGTTGAATTGTTAAGATACAATGCCAAAAAAAATTCGATTCCATTTTATGACTTTGAAAGTGGATATCAGGGAATTGTGCATGTGATAGGACCGGAGCTTGGAATCACACAACCTGGAATGACATTAATTTGTGGTGATTCTCACACAGCAACTCACGGTGCATTTGGAACTTTAGCATTTGGAGTCGGGACCTCAGAATTATCGCATGTTTTAGCTTCTGGATGTTTATTATTAAATAAACCTAAAGTTATGAAGGTGGAATTCCGTGGGAAAATACAAAAGGGAGTCTTTGCAAAAGATCTTATCATGAAGTTGATAGCTCAAATAGGCATCGGAGGTGGAACTGGTTATATTATTGAATATACAGGACAAGTCATACGAGAAATGAGCATGGAAGAGCGAATGACCATTTGTAACATGAGTATAGAATGTGGAGCAAAAGCAGGTCTTATCTCACCCGATGCAACAACTTATCAATATTTATCACAAAGACCTTTTGCACCTGTTGAAGAAGATTGGGAATATTTAGTAAACTATTGGAATTCTTTTAGAAGTGATGAAAATTGTAAATATGATTCTGAAGTTATTGTTGATATACAAGAATTAGAACCTATGGTAACATGGGGGACAAATCCTTCACAAGCAATAGGAATTTCTAAAGAAATTCCTGAAAAGTCTGAAATATCACATAATGAAAAAATAATGTATGAAAAAGCCTTAGATTATATGAATCTTAAAGGTGGAATGAAAATGAGAGATATTCCAATTGATTGGGCATTTATAGGTTCATGCACGAATGGAAGAATTGAAGATCTCAGAATATGCGCAAAAATTATTCAAAATAAAAAAGTCCACCCATCTGTTACGTTGTTTATCGTTCCTGGCTCTGAGGGTGTGATGCAACAGGCAAAAAAAGAAGGTCTCGATAAAATATTTTTAGAAGCAGGTGCTGATTTTCGTATGCCCGGATGTTCGTTATGCTTAGGTATGAACGATGATAAAGTACCAGCAGGGAAAAGATGCATTAGTTCTACAAATCGAAATTTTGTAGGACGGCAGGGAACTGGGAGTTTTACCCATTTAGCTTCTCCTGCAACAGTTATAGCAAGTGCGATCGAAGGAAAAATCTGTTCACCTACAAAATATTTTTAA
- a CDS encoding homocitrate synthase/isopropylmalate synthase family protein has product MQSRQIKIFDTTLRDGQQCPGAGMSFENNIEYAKLAAKANIDIIEVGFPSASKLDYMIVHSVAKEVVENKTSPIIAALCQLRENQIATTVRSLEPAIKYGRARLHTYVPVDSQLMSALGDYGKNFSQIIKDVYNYIKIATQADVEVEFSPEGYSRMGEHFNFVTDLIRAAIDAGATIINCPDTIGGACKLQGREYFVEKMNDHAKIIEKEFPNKKITWSAHCHNDFGLALENSINAVIYGPATQIEGCFNGIGERAGNVSLEQTIMFLKKFGACENNKMHYYTNVKIEHLQAISDFVSINMLQRQPHWPITGENAAKHSSGGHTNAIIKNPLSYQPFDPNEIGKKISFLFGPFSGGNHAKDIIEEFGYICREEEKANIAQFIKDFHSDRRKGITDSELISTYIEYRKPIKIHNFNYAKSDNNNSIEIEGDFFGENKKFYFTHSQDGSVYTALYNAIVKFIPDMKIGRYSSQSIEKGVNAINRSKTMIEDQDNKIYTGIGEDFDIEISALKSLIDAANHMYIRRTYVKTN; this is encoded by the coding sequence ATGCAATCACGTCAGATAAAAATATTTGATACAACCTTAAGAGATGGACAACAGTGCCCAGGTGCAGGAATGTCATTCGAAAATAATATTGAATATGCAAAATTGGCAGCAAAAGCAAATATTGATATTATTGAAGTTGGTTTTCCAAGTGCAAGTAAATTAGATTATATGATCGTCCATTCTGTTGCAAAAGAAGTTGTAGAAAATAAAACAAGTCCTATTATTGCTGCTCTCTGTCAACTTAGAGAAAATCAAATTGCAACTACTGTTCGTTCTCTTGAACCAGCAATTAAATATGGCAGAGCACGTTTACATACATATGTGCCAGTGGATTCACAACTGATGTCTGCCTTGGGTGATTATGGAAAAAATTTCTCACAAATAATAAAAGATGTTTACAATTATATTAAAATTGCAACGCAAGCAGATGTCGAAGTCGAGTTCAGTCCAGAAGGATATTCTAGGATGGGTGAGCATTTTAATTTTGTAACTGATTTAATCAGAGCTGCTATAGATGCTGGTGCAACTATAATAAATTGTCCTGATACAATTGGCGGAGCTTGTAAATTACAGGGACGTGAATATTTTGTAGAAAAAATGAATGATCATGCAAAAATTATTGAAAAAGAATTTCCTAATAAAAAAATTACTTGGTCGGCTCACTGCCACAATGATTTTGGCTTAGCACTCGAGAACTCGATCAACGCAGTAATCTATGGTCCAGCCACACAAATAGAGGGTTGTTTTAATGGCATTGGCGAAAGAGCTGGTAATGTTTCTTTAGAGCAAACAATTATGTTTCTTAAAAAATTTGGAGCGTGCGAAAATAATAAAATGCATTACTATACAAATGTTAAAATTGAACATTTGCAAGCAATTTCTGACTTTGTCAGTATAAATATGCTGCAACGTCAACCGCATTGGCCAATTACAGGAGAAAATGCGGCAAAGCACTCTTCAGGAGGTCATACAAACGCAATTATAAAAAATCCTTTATCATATCAGCCGTTTGACCCAAATGAAATAGGTAAGAAAATTTCATTTTTGTTTGGCCCTTTTAGTGGTGGAAATCATGCCAAAGACATAATTGAAGAGTTTGGCTATATTTGTCGTGAAGAGGAAAAGGCAAACATTGCCCAATTTATAAAAGATTTTCATTCAGACAGACGAAAAGGAATTACCGATTCAGAGTTAATTAGCACTTATATTGAATATAGAAAACCAATAAAAATTCACAATTTTAATTATGCTAAATCGGATAATAATAATTCAATAGAAATTGAAGGCGATTTCTTTGGAGAAAATAAAAAATTTTATTTCACTCACTCACAAGATGGCTCTGTATACACTGCTCTATATAATGCTATAGTGAAATTTATTCCTGATATGAAAATTGGAAGATACTCCAGTCAGTCTATTGAAAAAGGTGTGAATGCAATAAATCGATCTAAAACCATGATTGAAGATCAAGACAATAAAATTTATACTGGAATCGGTGAAGACTTTGATATTGAAATATCTGCTTTAAAATCATTGATTGATGCAGCAAATCATATGTATATTCGAAGAACCTATGTCAAAACAAATTGA
- a CDS encoding SulP family inorganic anion transporter, producing the protein MKKLIGYSNSNHILIKNKNLFHKKSLEKNIFNLKNILHINDLAKDLTDNWLEVLRSKSLIQDIIAAITVASVALPLNIALAVACGLPASTGIIAGAVGGGIAALFGGSALQVTGPAAALSFMILSITKEFGAVGVAGACIIIAIIQFLLSLLKAGRFIKFMPEAVLVGFTTGVGLRLLDNQFPELLGFNSSVFAISKIFNRSDWLHEVSWHAVVCGLVVALLVTSCKQFKRFPAAFVGIVIVTEVSTRLDWSIQRVGSIPSFLPLPSLPLLSLDRWIQLLALAIPLAFLASIESLLSAQAIDRISHSKKSHNSNLELFGQGFANLGSGLFGGMPVSGVIVRSSVNVQCGAKTRLSSLLHAVLLLVCIFYLADTMASIPLAALAGLLCVIGLRLVEFKTFFHLLKAQKFAALSFALTMIGTVSGHLLWGLLSGILVFSFGYWLKKPEKKTEISPLKSKNIRGHLPSRIKVEYKKPTHYTLPIENQNWLTQIREKAYITASAFVHQKASLIGRIVLGDHVHIAAESSIRADEGTPFFIGSNSNIQDGVVIHALKEKWVSVGGEDWAVYIGENVSVAHQALVHGPCFIGDNSFIGFQAIVHDSIIGSHCYIGIGAIVVGVEIPAGRYVPHGMVVDSLDKVDILPQVTDAHMNFNEDVVDVNKGLVAAYKKHNGHFDTNKKNLENTSMKWKKTPYKF; encoded by the coding sequence ATGAAGAAATTAATTGGATATTCTAATTCTAATCATATTCTCATTAAAAATAAGAATTTATTTCATAAAAAATCATTGGAAAAAAATATATTTAATTTAAAAAATATTTTGCATATAAATGATCTCGCAAAAGATCTTACTGATAATTGGCTCGAAGTGCTGCGCAGTAAAAGTTTAATTCAAGATATAATTGCTGCAATAACTGTCGCTTCAGTTGCACTCCCCCTCAATATTGCACTTGCTGTTGCCTGCGGACTGCCAGCAAGTACTGGGATCATAGCCGGCGCCGTAGGCGGAGGGATAGCGGCTTTATTTGGTGGATCTGCTTTGCAAGTAACAGGACCTGCTGCAGCCCTAAGCTTTATGATTTTATCCATTACCAAGGAATTTGGTGCAGTGGGTGTTGCTGGAGCTTGCATTATTATTGCAATTATTCAGTTCTTACTGAGTTTATTAAAAGCAGGAAGATTTATCAAATTTATGCCTGAAGCCGTTCTCGTCGGATTTACGACTGGAGTTGGCTTGAGACTGCTTGACAACCAATTTCCTGAATTACTTGGATTTAATAGTAGTGTTTTTGCAATTTCAAAAATTTTTAACAGAAGTGATTGGCTACATGAAGTTTCATGGCACGCTGTTGTCTGTGGCCTTGTTGTTGCATTGCTTGTCACGTCTTGCAAACAGTTTAAACGCTTCCCTGCTGCCTTTGTTGGAATTGTTATCGTCACAGAAGTGTCCACAAGATTAGACTGGAGCATTCAAAGAGTTGGTTCAATTCCTTCTTTTTTACCTTTACCGAGTTTGCCATTGCTCAGTTTAGACAGATGGATTCAACTTCTTGCTCTTGCAATTCCCTTAGCTTTCCTTGCTTCAATTGAGTCATTGCTTTCCGCTCAAGCTATTGACCGAATTTCACATAGTAAAAAGAGTCACAATTCAAACCTCGAGCTCTTTGGCCAAGGCTTTGCCAACTTAGGTTCAGGATTATTCGGCGGTATGCCCGTTTCGGGAGTCATTGTTCGATCGAGTGTCAATGTCCAATGCGGAGCGAAAACGAGACTGTCTTCTCTTCTTCATGCAGTTCTTCTGTTGGTATGCATATTCTATTTGGCAGATACGATGGCGTCCATTCCTTTAGCAGCACTCGCTGGTTTGCTGTGTGTGATCGGTCTGAGACTTGTTGAATTTAAAACTTTTTTTCATTTACTCAAAGCTCAAAAATTTGCAGCTCTCTCTTTTGCCCTGACCATGATTGGCACTGTTTCAGGACATCTTTTATGGGGGCTTTTAAGTGGTATTCTTGTATTTTCTTTTGGCTATTGGCTTAAAAAGCCCGAGAAAAAAACTGAGATTTCTCCACTCAAATCGAAAAATATTCGTGGCCATTTACCAAGTCGAATAAAGGTTGAGTATAAAAAACCAACACATTATACACTGCCAATAGAAAATCAAAATTGGCTCACACAAATTCGTGAAAAAGCATATATAACGGCCTCCGCATTCGTTCATCAAAAAGCATCTTTGATCGGGCGTATTGTTTTAGGGGATCATGTTCATATTGCAGCAGAATCTTCAATCCGTGCCGATGAAGGAACACCATTTTTTATTGGTTCAAATTCTAATATTCAGGATGGAGTTGTTATCCATGCTTTGAAAGAAAAATGGGTAAGCGTTGGCGGCGAAGACTGGGCAGTGTATATTGGAGAAAATGTATCTGTTGCTCACCAGGCACTCGTCCATGGTCCATGTTTTATAGGGGATAATTCCTTTATTGGTTTTCAAGCAATTGTTCATGATTCTATCATCGGTTCGCATTGTTATATTGGTATCGGAGCCATCGTTGTTGGAGTCGAAATTCCCGCTGGACGTTATGTCCCGCATGGAATGGTTGTCGATTCTCTCGATAAAGTTGATATACTCCCTCAAGTTACAGATGCACATATGAATTTCAATGAAGATGTCGTTGATGTGAATAAAGGGCTAGTCGCAGCTTATAAAAAACACAATGGTCATTTTGATACCAATAAAAAGAATTTAGAAAATACAAGTATGAAATGGAAAAAGACGCCCTATAAATTTTAA
- a CDS encoding SPFH domain-containing protein — protein MTEHMLIGFLTGFAFYLLYITKKCRFQVNEGSVAILTSFGRALLINKETKQLKTFLPGLHFKWPWQREHKISIMEQMIDLSNNEGAPMAMVADGTLLRLDAKLRYSPLKTNLYEYLFTMENATEHIKSLFTCLLHNEIASFENKNSTFKKSQEGSYAALRRDRQQLNQHIQEFFTLKMGENYGIHFDGVDLTDILPPDELANALNGVINAQSEAQRSYAQTEGECEQRLIAAKKGIAIARAKAKAVEEEITTLAQILEELQNNGTLQQYLERRKVEVFSESKLSYIKR, from the coding sequence ATGACTGAGCATATGCTCATTGGTTTTTTAACTGGCTTTGCCTTTTATCTTTTATACATTACTAAAAAATGCAGATTTCAAGTCAATGAAGGTTCAGTCGCCATTCTAACAAGTTTTGGCAGAGCCTTATTGATAAATAAAGAAACAAAACAATTAAAAACTTTTTTACCAGGATTGCATTTTAAATGGCCATGGCAAAGGGAACATAAAATATCGATCATGGAACAAATGATTGATTTGTCAAATAATGAAGGCGCACCAATGGCAATGGTAGCAGATGGGACATTGTTAAGACTCGATGCAAAATTAAGATACAGTCCACTTAAAACAAATCTCTATGAATATTTATTTACTATGGAAAATGCTACTGAGCATATCAAAAGTTTATTTACTTGCTTGCTACATAATGAAATAGCAAGTTTTGAAAATAAAAATAGCACTTTTAAAAAATCTCAAGAGGGATCTTATGCAGCTCTCAGAAGAGATCGTCAACAATTGAATCAACATATTCAAGAATTTTTTACCTTAAAGATGGGTGAAAATTACGGAATTCATTTTGATGGTGTCGACTTAACGGATATACTTCCACCAGATGAACTGGCAAACGCACTCAATGGCGTGATCAATGCACAAAGCGAAGCTCAGCGATCTTATGCACAGACAGAAGGAGAGTGTGAACAGCGTTTAATTGCGGCGAAAAAAGGGATAGCTATTGCGCGGGCAAAAGCAAAAGCAGTAGAAGAAGAAATCACGACTCTCGCTCAAATATTAGAAGAATTGCAAAATAATGGAACGTTACAACAATATCTAGAACGTAGAAAAGTAGAAGTTTTTTCAGAATCTAAGCTCTCTTATATTAAGAGGTAA
- a CDS encoding SPFH domain-containing protein: MKHEILQIILGIVLGTIAIPLIFLFCKAFIIQVDNETNILMCRFGKLIKIYTKPGLHFCLEKILPTCQTISVSLKKDFRTFEEIHINDLSGTTIIIDLWVEFNITSPVKAAFQVENLEKSLQSTLTSAATSILGTLEFKQILSNRNALNQKIKDEIKNETLRWGITVDKIFISKLSLLPEVSQQLFDTVAARLEKAKADIEEVGRLDAQLLEAETASKVAALVAEAKGQYSLSIGKAYQKLAQNPELFEAYTRLYEYSLIKPHRTIAFQGFANEEMIAMQGSLPQILSYDETHSIPPHTQNHFMQNISQKNSFSHKKNEISPES; this comes from the coding sequence ATGAAACACGAAATTTTACAAATTATTCTTGGAATCGTTCTCGGAACTATCGCTATACCCCTCATTTTTTTATTTTGCAAAGCTTTTATCATTCAGGTTGATAATGAAACAAATATATTAATGTGTCGCTTCGGTAAGCTTATAAAAATTTATACCAAACCCGGTTTACATTTTTGTTTGGAAAAAATACTGCCAACCTGTCAAACCATTTCTGTTTCTTTAAAAAAAGATTTTCGAACTTTTGAAGAAATCCACATAAATGATCTTTCTGGCACAACAATTATAATAGATCTGTGGGTTGAATTTAATATCACCAGTCCAGTAAAAGCTGCATTTCAAGTTGAAAATTTAGAAAAATCATTACAAAGTACTTTAACCAGTGCTGCAACGTCTATTTTAGGAACTCTAGAATTCAAGCAGATATTAAGTAACAGAAATGCATTGAATCAAAAAATAAAAGATGAGATCAAAAATGAAACTTTGCGTTGGGGCATCACTGTTGATAAGATTTTTATTAGTAAACTTAGCCTCTTACCAGAAGTTTCCCAACAACTTTTTGATACAGTTGCTGCTCGTTTGGAAAAAGCAAAAGCAGATATCGAAGAAGTTGGCCGACTCGATGCACAATTACTCGAAGCGGAAACTGCGTCGAAGGTGGCAGCATTGGTGGCTGAAGCAAAAGGACAATACAGTTTGTCCATTGGTAAAGCTTATCAAAAACTCGCACAAAATCCTGAACTTTTTGAGGCATATACAAGACTATACGAATATTCACTTATAAAACCACATAGAACAATTGCATTTCAGGGATTTGCAAATGAAGAAATGATTGCTATGCAAGGATCATTACCACAAATTTTATCTTATGACGAAACACATTCAATCCCCCCTCATACCCAAAATCATTTCATGCAGAATATTTCGCAAAAAAACTCATTCTCACATAAAAAAAATGAAATTTCCCCAGAAAGTTAA
- the tpiA gene encoding triose-phosphate isomerase, whose translation MVSKRKKIVIGNWKMYKNAAQASADFSDLATLIVAKNLNIEVGIAAPSVFLAELARKTQNSVTLFAQNAHWANEGAFTGEVSSSMLKSIRINGSLVAHSERRQMFAESNETAGKRVGALIRSGMKAVLCIGETLAEREKGELKKVLKTQIEDALNASGIRGASEFIGSDPSSPLLSIAYEPVWAIGTGKAASPVEAQEAHAYIREVLASYFNPETSSRLQILYGGSVKLNNVSDYMACPDIDGALVGGASLIAKDFADLCEKCN comes from the coding sequence ATGGTTTCAAAGCGTAAAAAAATAGTAATTGGCAATTGGAAAATGTATAAGAATGCAGCACAAGCGAGTGCTGATTTTTCTGATTTAGCAACATTAATTGTAGCTAAAAATTTAAATATTGAAGTTGGCATTGCTGCGCCAAGTGTTTTTCTTGCCGAGCTTGCACGTAAAACCCAGAACTCTGTTACTTTATTTGCGCAAAATGCGCACTGGGCAAATGAAGGTGCTTTTACAGGTGAAGTCTCATCTTCTATGCTCAAAAGCATTCGCATCAATGGAAGTCTAGTGGCTCACAGTGAACGTAGACAAATGTTCGCTGAAAGCAATGAAACAGCTGGAAAACGCGTAGGTGCGCTCATTCGTTCAGGTATGAAAGCTGTTTTGTGTATTGGAGAAACTCTTGCAGAGCGTGAAAAAGGTGAGCTGAAAAAGGTTTTAAAAACTCAGATCGAAGATGCCCTCAATGCGTCAGGTATTCGTGGTGCAAGTGAATTTATCGGATCGGATCCTTCCTCACCTCTTCTTTCCATTGCCTATGAACCAGTTTGGGCGATTGGCACAGGCAAAGCGGCTTCTCCTGTAGAAGCTCAAGAGGCTCATGCATATATTCGGGAAGTTCTAGCATCATACTTTAATCCTGAAACAAGTTCACGTCTCCAAATACTTTATGGTGGGAGTGTCAAGCTCAATAACGTGAGTGATTATATGGCTTGCCCTGATATTGATGGTGCTTTAGTGGGCGGTGCGAGTTTAATAGCAAAAGATTTTGCTGATCTGTGCGAAAAATGTAATTAA
- a CDS encoding phosphoglycerate kinase, whose protein sequence is MANRIRTLEDLKFEENSNPVVFLRLDLNVPIKHGKISDDTRIQAALPTIKWLLEKNAKIIACSHLGRPKGIGFEEEFSLSPVGSRLAELLNIDVILAHDYTEDGFSKIVYDLKPKQIILLENLRFHKEEQAGNESFANKLARSADYYVNDAFGTCHRADASMVAVPECFPLEKRAAGFLIEKEMKFLEDAFRAPKAPVTAVFGGSKVSDKIDILRKFTTIANNMIIGGAMAYTFLKCKGKNVGNSRVESDKFALVEEIFKAAEKRNVKIYLPEDHLCGAEFSENVTPVPVGAVDIPDGLMGLDIGPRTSELFASVIEKSNVVVWNGPMGVFEFDSFAKGTKAVAQAMAECEGTTIVGGGDSAAAIVKFKMQDKVTHVSTGGGASMELLEGKELPGIRVLRTK, encoded by the coding sequence ATGGCAAATCGTATTCGTACACTCGAAGATCTTAAATTTGAAGAAAATTCTAACCCTGTTGTTTTTTTACGTCTTGATTTAAATGTTCCAATAAAGCACGGAAAAATAAGCGATGACACTCGTATACAAGCAGCACTTCCTACCATTAAGTGGTTGCTAGAAAAAAATGCGAAAATAATTGCTTGTTCCCACTTGGGACGCCCAAAGGGTATTGGTTTTGAGGAGGAATTTTCTCTTTCACCAGTTGGCTCACGTTTGGCAGAACTTCTTAACATAGATGTTATTCTTGCGCATGATTATACTGAAGATGGTTTTTCAAAAATTGTCTATGATTTAAAACCAAAACAAATTATTCTATTAGAAAATTTACGTTTTCATAAAGAAGAGCAAGCAGGAAATGAAAGTTTTGCCAATAAATTAGCGCGTAGCGCAGATTATTATGTCAACGATGCTTTTGGAACATGTCACAGAGCGGATGCATCTATGGTTGCCGTGCCAGAATGCTTTCCGTTGGAAAAAAGAGCAGCTGGTTTTCTGATCGAAAAGGAAATGAAATTTCTTGAAGATGCTTTCCGTGCGCCAAAAGCTCCAGTTACAGCTGTATTTGGCGGTTCAAAAGTTTCCGACAAAATTGATATCCTGCGTAAATTCACTACAATTGCAAATAATATGATCATTGGTGGAGCTATGGCTTATACATTTTTAAAATGTAAAGGCAAAAATGTTGGTAATTCAAGAGTAGAATCCGATAAATTCGCTCTTGTTGAAGAAATATTTAAAGCAGCAGAAAAGCGTAATGTGAAAATTTATTTACCAGAAGATCATCTGTGTGGAGCGGAATTTTCTGAAAATGTAACACCTGTTCCTGTTGGGGCTGTTGATATTCCAGATGGATTAATGGGACTAGATATCGGCCCGCGTACATCCGAATTATTTGCAAGTGTAATTGAAAAGAGCAATGTCGTTGTTTGGAATGGCCCTATGGGTGTTTTCGAATTTGATTCCTTTGCAAAGGGAACAAAAGCTGTAGCACAAGCAATGGCAGAATGTGAAGGCACAACAATTGTGGGTGGAGGCGATTCTGCTGCTGCTATAGTTAAATTCAAAATGCAAGACAAAGTAACACATGTTTCTACTGGCGGTGGAGCGAGCATGGAACTTCTTGAAGGCAAAGAACTCCCTGGAATTCGTGTTTTAAGAACAAAATAA